The Euphorbia lathyris chromosome 3, ddEupLath1.1, whole genome shotgun sequence genome contains a region encoding:
- the LOC136223318 gene encoding triphosphate tunnel metalloenzyme 3-like yields the protein MEVEVKLRLPDSTAHQNLSSLLSPFHTKTLAQQNFFFDTINSQLTSNLAVLRIRFYNQDAHCVLSLKAKPVLSNGISRVEEQEEPLDPLIGRLIVAEPSRLGSLESSNIMRRVREEFGVKEKELGFVGLGGFRNVRQVFDWKGLKLEVDETIYEFGTSYEIECESKEPERDKRLIEDLLNDNGIQFSYSKKNKFAVFRSGKLPSD from the coding sequence ATGGAAGTCGAAGTTAAACTCCGCCTCCCAGATTCAACTGCCCACCAAAATCTGTCCTCCCTTCTCTCTCCTTTCCACACCAAAACATTAGCTCAACAAAACTTCTTTTTCGACACCATTAACTCCCAATTAACTTCAAACCTCGCCGTTCTCCGAATCCGCTTTTACAATCAAGATGCCCACTGTGTCCTCTCCCTGAAAGCCAAGCCCGTCCTTTCCAATGGTATCAGTCGCGTTGAGGAGCAAGAAGAGCCTCTTGACCCGCTAATTGGACGCTTGATCGTCGCGGAGCCATCGCGTTTGGGATCGTTGGAGAGCTCAAATATAATGAGGAGAGTCAGAGAGGAATTTGGGGTTAAAGAGAAAGAGTTAGGGTTTGTGGGATTGGGTGGGTTTAGGAATGTTAGACAAGTGTTTGATTGGAAAGGGCTAAAGCTGGAGGTTGATGAGACTATTTATGAATTTGGGACCAGTTATGAGATTGAATGTGAGAGTAAAGAGCCTGAAAGGGATAAGAGATTGATTGAAGATTTGTTGAATGATAATGGAATTCAGTTTTCCTATTCAAAGAAGAACAAATTTGCAGTTTTCCGATCTGGGAAGTTGCCCAGTGATTGA
- the LOC136223312 gene encoding probable disease resistance protein At5g63020, translating into MPFVGLDSLVNQAWSLATDHYARSIAILGEGGIGKTTLMRHIHNKLITTPNDFDYVIWVTVSSNLTLEKVQDDISKTIGIFDSEWVESTFEQKSELMRSELAEKKFALFLDDLWEAEVDLQGLGVPYGDGYNAVSKLMFTTRSRTVANRITTTILELKMLSIEDAWKLFWNKVEQDMFNLEYAEQSYINMIARILVVKSRGLPLLLCTVGRAMASRVNHQQWFYALDQIHKMEGTDTEVNILLQFCLDSLPNHTIRSCLTYFSLFPEDFTILKNELIDFWICEQLFVDLNLGYNAIDTIIRASLLEEEDDSVKLLDMVRDFALSVVFKSQMFKSAQLLEPTDREKLITVGWISPMKNSIRDLANLQQNLLNFMLNHNPFVMIKGQFSEFMDAVTVLDLSNTGVVEVPREISELVSLQYLNLSRTWIERLPVDLNMLRKLKCLNLEHNDQLREIPRRLISGLPSLQILKMFRCGFSVEKVEDNMLYLSEMDIDPLLQLQHIKVLSMTITCNSALSKFFSNTKLVNCTQSLSLEVFWRTKSLDISPLVDIKNLRILEIHQAEDLKEFKWNLHRSNRLRERTFEGLQELTLEKCSSLVELTWVILAPRLKVLRVKSCENMKEIISSKQLGETWKEGEDLEVFAEVEVVALESLPKLKSIYGRALPFRRLKRLEIIECSTLRKLPLNSSSAKGNEIVIKAEEDWWKNVWEDDVTKAALLRYFNPLILM; encoded by the coding sequence ATGCCATTCGTCGGCTTGGATTCCCTCGTCAATCAAGCTTGGAGTTTGGCCACCGATCACTATGCCAGATCAATTGCCATTTTGGGCGAAGGAGGAATTGGAAAAACTACTCTCATGCGACACATCCACAACAAATTAATCACCACTCCAAACGATTTCGACTATGTCATTTGGGTCACTGTATCCTCTAACTTAACCCTAGAAAAAGTTCAGGACGACATCTCCAAAACCATTGGGATCTTCGATTCCGAATGGGTTGAATCAACCTTCGAACAAAAATCTGAACTCATGCGCTCCGAGCTCGCCGAAAAGAAGTTTGCCTTGTTTTTAGACGATTTATGGGAAGCTGAAGTCGATCTTCAAGGCCTCGGCGTTCCCTATGGTGATGGCTACAACGCAGTATCCAAATTAATGTTTACAACGCGTTCTAGAACGGTGGCCAATCGTATAACAACAACTATCTTGGAATTGAAGATGCTTTCGATTGAAGATGCTTGGAAATTGTTCTGGAATAAGGTTGAGCAAGATATGTTTAATCTGGAATACGCTGAACAATCGTATATTAATATGATTGCTCGAATCCTTGTTGTTAAATCTCGCGGTTTGCCTCTCTTACTTTGCACTGTTGGGCGTGCCATGGCTTCCCGGGTCAATCATCAACAATGGTTCTATGCTCTTGACCAGATTCATAAGATGGAAGGTACGGACACTGAAGTTAATATTTTGCTGCAGTTCTGTTTAGATTCTTTGCCAAATCACACAATTAGATCTTGTCTCACTTACTTTAGCTTGTTCCCTGAGGATTTCACTATTCTTAAGAATGAATTGATTGATTTTTGGATCTGTGAACAACTTTTTGTGGATCTTAATTTGGGATATAATGCTATTGATACAATAATAAGAGCAAGTTTGTTGGAAGAAGAAGACGATTCTGTCAAATTACTGGATATGGTTCGTGATTTTGCTTTATCAGTAGTATTCAAATCTCAAATGTTCAAGAGTGCTCAATTACTTGAACCAACTGATCGTGAAAAGTTAATTACTGTGGGATGGATTTCACCAATGAAGAATTCCATTCGGGACCTTGCGAATCTCCAGCAAAATCTGTTGAACTTTATGCTCAATCATAACCCCTTTGTTATGATCAAAGGTCAATTTTCTGAGTTTATGGATGCAGTAACAGTTCTGGATTTATCGAATACTGGAGTAGTAGAAGTACCACGAGAAATCTCAGAATTGGTCTCATTACAGTATCTAAATTTATCACGCACATGGATTGAAAGGTTACCAGTTGATTTGAACATGTTGAGGAAGTTGAAGTGTTTGAATTTAGAACATAATGATCAACTGCGTGAGATCCCTAGACGACTGATATCTGGTTTGCCTTCATTGCAAATTCTGAAGATGTTTCGGTGTGGATTTTCCGTGGAGAAAGTGGAAGATAATATGTTGTATTTGAGCGAAATGGACATTGATCCATTGCTGCAATTGCAACATATCAAAGTACTGAGCATGACAATAACATGCAACTCTGCTCTATCCAAATTTTTCAGCAATACCAAACTGGTAAACTGTACTCAATCTCTATCTCTTGAGGTTTTCTGGCGCACAAAGTCGCTTGACATTTCACCTTTAGTAGATATAAAGAATCTACGTATTTTGGAAATTCATCAAGCAGAAGATTTGAAAGAGTTCAAGTGGAATCTACATCGGTCAAATAGGCTACGAGAAAGAACTTTTGAAGGGCTTCAAGAACTAACTCTGGAAAAATGCTCGAGCTTGGTGGAGTTAACTTGGGTTATTTTAGCTCCACGCCTCAAAGTTTTAAGAGTGAAAAGCTGTGAAAACATGAAGGAGATAATCAGTAGTAAACAACTGGGTGAGACTTGGAAGGAAGGAGAAGATTTGGAGGTATTTGCAGAAGTTGAAGTTGTTGCTCTAGAAAGTTTACCAAAACTGAAGAGCATATACGGCAGAGCACTGCCTTTTCGACGTCTAAAAAGACTTGAAATAATTGAATGTTCGACTCTCAGAAAGCTTCCGCTAAACTCTAGTAGTGCCAAGGGAAACGAAATAGTGATCAAAGCAGAGGAAGATTGGTGGAAAAATGTTTGGGAAGATGATGTTACTAAAGCTGCGCTTTTGCGGTATTTTAATCCATTGATTTTAATGTAG
- the LOC136222377 gene encoding proline-rich receptor-like protein kinase PERK1 produces MTLPPEEEEEPPVYLQPIDGPVGDLFPEEKPSIPQRRLPLTAFSEVIPHLNTSAIRTKLFSYEELAIATDNFSHSNSLGRGSFSRVYRGKLSDTKVAIKKFLNPDRNESHFVSEILAISRINHPNIVKMLGYCTDYADKLLVLEFLPNKSLKFNLHGRTLLTINWKNRMKIALGTAKGLAYLHNCNPKIIHRNIKSNSILLDSDFEPKIAGFEIAVSLSHSISHIMTDFKGTFGYMAPEYMKDRRLSDKADVFCFGVVLLGLITGKKPYSYTKDGCPYLTTWAMPLLEFALESNEYNIAIDPRLGNEYDKEEMGRVMCCAAACVYKPEENRPGMDQIVEALQGSLAMEQIWHLKNDKHYLRGPLPIKDT; encoded by the exons ATGACCCTCCcgccagaagaagaagaagaaccaccAGTTTATCTGCAGCCGATTGATGGGCCAGTCGGGGACCTCTTTCCAGAGGAAAAGCCATCCATCCCTCAACGGAGACTCCCTCTAACGGCCTTTTCTGAG GTTATCCCCCATTTAAATACAAGTGCTATCAGGACGAAGTTATTTAGTTATGAAGAACTGGCAATAGCAACTGATAATTTCTCCCATTCTAACAGCCTTGGCAGAGGTTCTTTTAGTCGAGTTTACCGGGGAAAACTTTCGGATACTAAAGTTGCAATTAAGAAGTTTCTTAATCCTGATAGGAATGAAAGTCATTTTGTGTCCGAAATTTTAGCCATCAGTCGCATCAATCATCCAAACATTGTCAAGATGCTTGGATACTGCACTGATTATGCTGATAAACTGCTTGTTTTAGAGTTTCTTCCCAACAAGTCcttgaaatttaatttacatG GCAGGACGTTGCTTACTATCAATTGGAAAAACAGAATGAAAATTGCCTTAGGCACTGCTAAAGGATTGGCATATTTGCACAACT GTAATCCCAAGATCATTCACCGCAATATTAAATCGAATTCTATTCTACTTGATTCTGACTTTGAACCGAAG aTTGCAGGATTTGAAATTGCTGTAAGTTTATCACATTCAATTTCTCACATCATGACCGACTTCAAGGGAACTTTCGG TTATATGGCTCCTGAGTACATGAAAGATAGAAGACTTTCAGATAAAGCTGATGTTTTTTGCTTTGGTGTTGTACTTTTGGGGTTGATAACTGGGAAGAAACCTTACTCTTATACAAAGGATGGATGTCCTTACCTAACTACTTGG GCGATGCCTCTACTTGAATTTGCGTTGGAGTCGAACGAGTACAACATTGCTATTGATCCGAGACTGGGAAATGAATACGATAAAGAAGAAATGGGTCGAGTGATGTGTTGTGCTGCAGCTTGTGTGTATAAACCTGAAGAAAATCGGCCAGGAATGGACCAG ATAGTTGAAGCTCTACAAGGAAGTTTGGCAATGGAGCAGATATGGCACCTCAAGAATGACAAGCATTACTTGCGAGGACCTCTGCCCATAAAAGATACTTGA